The following coding sequences are from one Helicoverpa zea isolate HzStark_Cry1AcR chromosome 4, ilHelZeax1.1, whole genome shotgun sequence window:
- the LOC124629783 gene encoding double-stranded RNA-binding protein Staufen homolog isoform X2, protein MKTAVTVLQEMMVKLGLTPEYECIAQSGPQHQAMFDYRCVACGVVVTASARSKKEAKQEVARLMLQQLSRRGLAVPPPYAAAPPYAAPAPAHAAHPAPHPLDPQAGTGAAPDARSYVALLKELCAEYRLASVQYELVGDTGPPHLRHFTVRARIGQHERVATSTTKKTARQLAAEALYSYLRENLARVTRDFNEEDALVRAHEKAMERYTDSEEQPRRPDLGQKISEYHLGLSARLDEETRARARAALRRRERSPCGAVAAAAEALRLRVELAALGPLAVLQLAGCAPDLAFAAEDAPGAAEAALRYMRRALLPEEPPADRDDAVS, encoded by the exons ATGAAGACGGCTGTGACAGTACTCCAGGAGATGATGGTGAAACTTGGCCTGACTCCAGAATATGAATGTATTGCTCAG TCAGGGCCCCAGCATCAGGCGATGTTCGACTACCGCTGCGTGGCGTGCGGCGTGGTGGTGACGGCGTCGGCGCGCTCCAAAAAGGAGGCCAAGCAGGAGGTGGCGCGGCTCATGCTGCAGCAGCTGTCGCGCCGCGGCCTGGCCGTGCCGCCGCCCtacgccgccgcgccgccctacgccgcgcccgcgcccgcccaCGCCGCGCACCCCGCGCCGCACCCGCTCGACCCGCAGGCGGGCACGGGCGCGGCGCCGGACGCGCGCAGCTACGTGGCGCTGCTGAAGGAGCTGTGCGCCGAGTACCGGCTGGCCAGCGTGCAGTACGAGCTGGTGGGCGACACGGGCCCGCCGCACCTGCGCCACTTCacggtgcgcgcgcgcatcgGCCAGCACGAGCGCGTCGCCACGTCCACCACCAAGAAGACGGCGCGCCAGCTGGCGGCCGAGGCGCTCTACTCCTACCTGCGCGAGAACCTGGCGCGCGTCACCAGGGACTTCAACGAG GAAGATGCGCTGGTCCGCGCGCACGAGAAGGCGATGGAACGCTATACCGACAGCGAGGAGCAGCCGCGCCGCCCCGACCTGGGCCAGAAGATCTCCGAGTACCACCTGGGGCTGAGCGCGCGCCTGG ATGAGGAGACGCGGGcgcgcgcgcgggcggcgctgcGGCGGCGCGAGCGCTCGCCGTGCGgcgcggtggcggcggcggccgaGGCGCTGCGCCTGCGCGTGGAGCTGGCGGCGCTGGGCCCGCTGGCGGTGCTGCAGCTGGCGGGCTGCGCGCCGGACCTGGCGTTCGCGGCGGAGGACGCGCCCGGCGCCGCCGAGGCCGCGCTGCGGTACATGCGCCGCGCGCTGCTGCCCGAGGAGCCGCCGGCCGACCGAGACGATGCCGTGTCCTAA
- the LOC124629783 gene encoding uncharacterized protein LOC124629783 isoform X3, with translation MYCSVSSQGPSIRRCSTTAAPPYAAPAPAHAAHPAPHPLDPQAGTGAAPDARSYVALLKELCAEYRLASVQYELVGDTGPPHLRHFTVRARIGQHERVATSTTKKTARQLAAEALYSYLRENLARVTRDFNEEDALVRAHEKAMERYTDSEEQPRRPDLGQKISEYHLGLSARLDEETRARARAALRRRERSPCGAVAAAAEALRLRVELAALGPLAVLQLAGCAPDLAFAAEDAPGAAEAALRYMRRALLPEEPPADRDDAVS, from the exons ATGTATTGCTCAG TGTCCAGTCAGGGCCCCAGCATCAGGCGATGTTCGACTA ccgccgcgccgccctacgccgcgcccgcgcccgcccaCGCCGCGCACCCCGCGCCGCACCCGCTCGACCCGCAGGCGGGCACGGGCGCGGCGCCGGACGCGCGCAGCTACGTGGCGCTGCTGAAGGAGCTGTGCGCCGAGTACCGGCTGGCCAGCGTGCAGTACGAGCTGGTGGGCGACACGGGCCCGCCGCACCTGCGCCACTTCacggtgcgcgcgcgcatcgGCCAGCACGAGCGCGTCGCCACGTCCACCACCAAGAAGACGGCGCGCCAGCTGGCGGCCGAGGCGCTCTACTCCTACCTGCGCGAGAACCTGGCGCGCGTCACCAGGGACTTCAACGAG GAAGATGCGCTGGTCCGCGCGCACGAGAAGGCGATGGAACGCTATACCGACAGCGAGGAGCAGCCGCGCCGCCCCGACCTGGGCCAGAAGATCTCCGAGTACCACCTGGGGCTGAGCGCGCGCCTGG ATGAGGAGACGCGGGcgcgcgcgcgggcggcgctgcGGCGGCGCGAGCGCTCGCCGTGCGgcgcggtggcggcggcggccgaGGCGCTGCGCCTGCGCGTGGAGCTGGCGGCGCTGGGCCCGCTGGCGGTGCTGCAGCTGGCGGGCTGCGCGCCGGACCTGGCGTTCGCGGCGGAGGACGCGCCCGGCGCCGCCGAGGCCGCGCTGCGGTACATGCGCCGCGCGCTGCTGCCCGAGGAGCCGCCGGCCGACCGAGACGATGCCGTGTCCTAA
- the LOC124629783 gene encoding double-stranded RNA-binding protein Staufen homolog isoform X1: MNPTMKTAVTVLQEMMVKLGLTPEYECIAQSGPQHQAMFDYRCVACGVVVTASARSKKEAKQEVARLMLQQLSRRGLAVPPPYAAAPPYAAPAPAHAAHPAPHPLDPQAGTGAAPDARSYVALLKELCAEYRLASVQYELVGDTGPPHLRHFTVRARIGQHERVATSTTKKTARQLAAEALYSYLRENLARVTRDFNEEDALVRAHEKAMERYTDSEEQPRRPDLGQKISEYHLGLSARLDEETRARARAALRRRERSPCGAVAAAAEALRLRVELAALGPLAVLQLAGCAPDLAFAAEDAPGAAEAALRYMRRALLPEEPPADRDDAVS; the protein is encoded by the exons AT GAATCCCACAATGAAGACGGCTGTGACAGTACTCCAGGAGATGATGGTGAAACTTGGCCTGACTCCAGAATATGAATGTATTGCTCAG TCAGGGCCCCAGCATCAGGCGATGTTCGACTACCGCTGCGTGGCGTGCGGCGTGGTGGTGACGGCGTCGGCGCGCTCCAAAAAGGAGGCCAAGCAGGAGGTGGCGCGGCTCATGCTGCAGCAGCTGTCGCGCCGCGGCCTGGCCGTGCCGCCGCCCtacgccgccgcgccgccctacgccgcgcccgcgcccgcccaCGCCGCGCACCCCGCGCCGCACCCGCTCGACCCGCAGGCGGGCACGGGCGCGGCGCCGGACGCGCGCAGCTACGTGGCGCTGCTGAAGGAGCTGTGCGCCGAGTACCGGCTGGCCAGCGTGCAGTACGAGCTGGTGGGCGACACGGGCCCGCCGCACCTGCGCCACTTCacggtgcgcgcgcgcatcgGCCAGCACGAGCGCGTCGCCACGTCCACCACCAAGAAGACGGCGCGCCAGCTGGCGGCCGAGGCGCTCTACTCCTACCTGCGCGAGAACCTGGCGCGCGTCACCAGGGACTTCAACGAG GAAGATGCGCTGGTCCGCGCGCACGAGAAGGCGATGGAACGCTATACCGACAGCGAGGAGCAGCCGCGCCGCCCCGACCTGGGCCAGAAGATCTCCGAGTACCACCTGGGGCTGAGCGCGCGCCTGG ATGAGGAGACGCGGGcgcgcgcgcgggcggcgctgcGGCGGCGCGAGCGCTCGCCGTGCGgcgcggtggcggcggcggccgaGGCGCTGCGCCTGCGCGTGGAGCTGGCGGCGCTGGGCCCGCTGGCGGTGCTGCAGCTGGCGGGCTGCGCGCCGGACCTGGCGTTCGCGGCGGAGGACGCGCCCGGCGCCGCCGAGGCCGCGCTGCGGTACATGCGCCGCGCGCTGCTGCCCGAGGAGCCGCCGGCCGACCGAGACGATGCCGTGTCCTAA
- the LOC124629783 gene encoding uncharacterized protein LOC124629783 isoform X4: MNVLLSQGPSIRRCSTTAAPPYAAPAPAHAAHPAPHPLDPQAGTGAAPDARSYVALLKELCAEYRLASVQYELVGDTGPPHLRHFTVRARIGQHERVATSTTKKTARQLAAEALYSYLRENLARVTRDFNEEDALVRAHEKAMERYTDSEEQPRRPDLGQKISEYHLGLSARLDEETRARARAALRRRERSPCGAVAAAAEALRLRVELAALGPLAVLQLAGCAPDLAFAAEDAPGAAEAALRYMRRALLPEEPPADRDDAVS; the protein is encoded by the exons ATGAATGTATTGCTCAG TCAGGGCCCCAGCATCAGGCGATGTTCGACTA ccgccgcgccgccctacgccgcgcccgcgcccgcccaCGCCGCGCACCCCGCGCCGCACCCGCTCGACCCGCAGGCGGGCACGGGCGCGGCGCCGGACGCGCGCAGCTACGTGGCGCTGCTGAAGGAGCTGTGCGCCGAGTACCGGCTGGCCAGCGTGCAGTACGAGCTGGTGGGCGACACGGGCCCGCCGCACCTGCGCCACTTCacggtgcgcgcgcgcatcgGCCAGCACGAGCGCGTCGCCACGTCCACCACCAAGAAGACGGCGCGCCAGCTGGCGGCCGAGGCGCTCTACTCCTACCTGCGCGAGAACCTGGCGCGCGTCACCAGGGACTTCAACGAG GAAGATGCGCTGGTCCGCGCGCACGAGAAGGCGATGGAACGCTATACCGACAGCGAGGAGCAGCCGCGCCGCCCCGACCTGGGCCAGAAGATCTCCGAGTACCACCTGGGGCTGAGCGCGCGCCTGG ATGAGGAGACGCGGGcgcgcgcgcgggcggcgctgcGGCGGCGCGAGCGCTCGCCGTGCGgcgcggtggcggcggcggccgaGGCGCTGCGCCTGCGCGTGGAGCTGGCGGCGCTGGGCCCGCTGGCGGTGCTGCAGCTGGCGGGCTGCGCGCCGGACCTGGCGTTCGCGGCGGAGGACGCGCCCGGCGCCGCCGAGGCCGCGCTGCGGTACATGCGCCGCGCGCTGCTGCCCGAGGAGCCGCCGGCCGACCGAGACGATGCCGTGTCCTAA